The Ktedonobacteraceae bacterium genome has a window encoding:
- a CDS encoding bifunctional homocysteine S-methyltransferase/methylenetetrahydrofolate reductase, with product MEHVLLQQLRQRPLLCDGAMGSLLYARGITYEQCFDALNLTQPELIAGIHREYISAGAEIIETNTFGANRTKLETYNLGDQVREINFRAVRLAREAREISGLPVFVAGAVGPTGRPLQAPDEHRLSELRAIFREQIGALQEGGADLVILETFSSLAELRQAVLAAQEVGGLPIVAQMSFYEDGHTLSGQSAARVATVLYDMGVDVMGANCSVGPAATLDALQEMIAQVRQSEGDATGEPSLFSAQPNAGLPTRIGNRFFYVATPDYFADYALRFAQAGVRLIGGCCGTTPRHIAAMRKALDEQYGARTPVTASAPVDVAQLQTVAPSNGKAVIARLLEEEVILPQEGSRTRLQEKLDAGEFVVCAELDPPKGLNPAKILEGAVFLQEAGVHCINIADSPMARVRMSCLALARLIQDHLGIETIIHFTTRDRNLMALQSELLGAHALGIRNILALSGDPLRVGAYPNTTGVWDVDSVGLIRIIRGMNEGHDAAGSSIGARSSFHIGAALNLNMTDEQRELEIEKYRRKIDAGAHFIMTQPIYELAPLLRFLDRVGKPPIPMLLGCIPLHSSRHAEYLHNEVPDITIPEHVRSRMRAAGEQGREEGLRMAQELLTQARELVQGVYLMPSYGRYDVVATLTKMLIEQAAQR from the coding sequence ATGGAACACGTGTTACTGCAACAACTGCGACAGCGACCTTTGCTCTGCGATGGAGCGATGGGTTCGCTTTTATATGCGCGAGGAATCACCTATGAACAGTGCTTTGATGCTCTGAATTTAACGCAGCCGGAATTGATCGCGGGCATCCACCGTGAATATATCAGCGCGGGCGCCGAGATTATTGAAACGAATACCTTTGGGGCGAACCGCACGAAGCTTGAGACATATAATCTGGGAGACCAGGTACGTGAGATCAATTTCCGCGCGGTACGACTGGCACGAGAGGCGCGCGAGATCTCGGGTCTGCCGGTTTTTGTGGCGGGAGCCGTCGGCCCGACAGGTCGTCCCTTGCAGGCGCCCGATGAGCATCGTTTGAGTGAATTGCGCGCAATTTTTCGCGAACAAATTGGTGCGTTGCAGGAGGGCGGCGCCGATCTTGTGATCCTGGAGACGTTTTCGAGCCTGGCGGAGTTGCGACAGGCAGTGCTGGCGGCTCAAGAGGTGGGAGGACTACCCATTGTCGCGCAGATGAGTTTCTATGAAGATGGGCACACGCTTTCAGGCCAGTCGGCGGCACGGGTGGCGACGGTTCTCTATGATATGGGGGTAGATGTGATGGGCGCGAATTGTAGCGTTGGCCCGGCAGCGACGCTCGATGCCTTGCAGGAGATGATCGCTCAGGTTCGCCAGTCAGAGGGTGATGCGACGGGCGAACCCAGCCTGTTCTCCGCGCAGCCCAATGCAGGTTTACCGACCCGCATCGGCAACCGTTTCTTCTATGTAGCGACGCCCGACTACTTCGCGGATTATGCCCTGCGTTTTGCGCAGGCAGGGGTAAGGTTGATTGGTGGATGTTGTGGTACAACGCCACGGCATATCGCCGCCATGCGCAAAGCGTTGGATGAGCAATATGGCGCGCGTACTCCGGTAACCGCAAGCGCACCGGTCGATGTTGCGCAACTGCAAACTGTCGCACCCTCTAATGGCAAGGCCGTGATTGCGCGATTGCTCGAAGAGGAAGTCATTCTACCGCAGGAGGGATCGAGAACGCGCCTGCAAGAAAAGCTGGATGCGGGGGAGTTCGTTGTCTGCGCCGAGCTTGATCCCCCCAAGGGCCTGAATCCGGCGAAAATACTTGAGGGGGCGGTATTTTTGCAGGAAGCTGGTGTGCATTGCATCAATATTGCCGATAGTCCTATGGCGCGCGTGCGTATGAGTTGCCTTGCGCTTGCGCGTTTGATTCAGGACCACCTGGGTATCGAAACAATAATTCACTTTACGACGCGCGACCGCAATTTGATGGCGCTGCAATCGGAGCTCCTGGGAGCACACGCGCTGGGTATACGTAATATCCTGGCGCTCTCCGGCGATCCGTTACGGGTGGGCGCTTATCCCAATACAACGGGGGTATGGGATGTAGATTCGGTAGGGTTAATCCGAATCATCCGCGGCATGAATGAGGGACACGACGCGGCGGGATCATCGATAGGGGCGAGAAGTTCATTTCACATTGGAGCGGCGCTCAATTTGAATATGACCGATGAACAGCGGGAACTTGAGATCGAGAAATACAGGCGCAAGATCGACGCAGGCGCGCATTTTATTATGACACAGCCGATATACGAGCTGGCCCCATTATTGCGCTTCCTGGATCGAGTGGGGAAACCGCCGATTCCCATGTTGCTGGGCTGTATTCCGCTGCATAGTTCAAGGCATGCAGAATACCTGCACAATGAGGTACCCGACATTACTATTCCTGAACACGTGCGCTCGCGCATGCGCGCTGCCGGCGAGCAGGGGCGCGAAGAGGGCCTGAGGATGGCGCAGGAACTCCTGACCCAGGCGCGTGAGCTGGTGCAGGGCGTCTATTTGATGCCGTCTTATGGGCGCTATGACGTGGTAGCAACGCTAACGAAGATGTTGATCGAGCAGGCGGCGCAACGATAA
- the infC gene encoding translation initiation factor IF-3, producing the protein MNERIRTREVRLIDENGEMIGVMPTPRALDIARERNLDLVEVSPNAVPPVCKLMDYGRYKYEQAKKENEARKNQKTITLKEIRLHPRTDEHDIDVKTRKIQEFLAEGDRVRVSVQFRGAEMRHPDIGRKLLDGIAEVLKGTAIIERSPSMEGRMMSMIVSRAPGWEPAKKQQPGAPEKKKAHPATTNNGATTPAPEPALVPESNEAAGGAKDM; encoded by the coding sequence GTGAATGAGCGTATTCGGACGCGTGAGGTGCGCCTGATCGATGAAAACGGTGAGATGATCGGCGTGATGCCCACGCCGCGCGCGCTCGATATTGCCCGCGAACGAAATCTCGATCTGGTCGAGGTATCGCCCAATGCTGTGCCGCCCGTGTGCAAATTGATGGACTACGGCCGGTATAAGTATGAGCAGGCGAAGAAAGAGAACGAAGCACGTAAGAATCAGAAGACCATCACACTCAAAGAGATCCGGTTACATCCACGTACAGACGAACATGATATTGACGTGAAGACTCGTAAAATCCAGGAATTTTTGGCCGAAGGCGATAGGGTGCGAGTCAGCGTTCAATTCCGAGGAGCGGAGATGCGCCACCCGGATATTGGACGAAAGTTGCTGGATGGAATTGCGGAGGTGTTGAAGGGGACAGCTATCATCGAGCGCTCTCCCAGTATGGAGGGCAGGATGATGTCGATGATTGTTTCCCGCGCACCTGGCTGGGAGCCGGCTAAGAAGCAGCAACCGGGCGCTCCCGAAAAGAAGAAAGCGCATCCGGCAACAACAAATAATGGAGCCACGACGCCGGCACCTGAACCCGCCCTTGTTCCCGAGAGTAACGAGGCAGCAGGCGGTGCAAAGGATATGTAG
- a CDS encoding S41 family peptidase: protein MSSYDDPRWYEQPEHFPQNDANQLPAPAENAGSLGQIGFNANDTNVPGQQNSTHSQPASNPLSGNKRNRSRIFGQIVVTLALMVIAFLAGWFGHQAFSTPTFNANNPSQSYLSLFDQAWNIVNQNYVDRKAVNYKQMSYQAIQAMLNVLGDTGHTRFLTPQEVQAENQQLSGSFVGIGIYLEQDPKTQNIIITGTIPGSPAEKAGFKSGDIIVAVNGTNVAGKSLDAIHSLIDGPAGTSVSITVKRPSTNSTLTIKVTREQITVPSVIMHYIAPDHIADIQIVQFSDGTSSQLKAALTQAKKLGAKKIILDLRDNPGGYLQEAIDTASEFMGGNKTVLIEQDSSGNRKADTVTGQTVDTTDPIVVLVNGNTASAAEIVSGALQDNHRAIIMGTKTFGTGTVLQEFDLADGSAILLGTSEWLTPDGHFIRGNGITPNITVNLNPKATEVTPTIENQQNMTEQQILSSGDNQLVSAIKYLEGHP, encoded by the coding sequence GTGAGTAGCTACGACGATCCACGCTGGTATGAACAGCCCGAACATTTTCCCCAGAACGATGCAAATCAACTTCCTGCGCCAGCTGAAAATGCTGGCTCTTTGGGTCAGATAGGCTTCAATGCGAATGATACAAATGTACCCGGTCAGCAGAATTCGACGCATTCACAACCTGCATCTAATCCTTTATCGGGCAATAAGCGCAATAGAAGCCGCATATTTGGGCAAATTGTGGTGACGCTTGCCTTGATGGTGATCGCTTTTCTGGCCGGCTGGTTTGGCCACCAGGCATTCAGCACGCCAACCTTCAATGCGAATAATCCATCGCAAAGCTACTTGAGCCTGTTCGACCAGGCCTGGAACATTGTCAATCAGAATTATGTTGACCGCAAAGCCGTGAATTATAAGCAAATGTCCTACCAGGCGATTCAGGCGATGCTGAATGTGCTGGGTGATACCGGTCATACGCGCTTCCTGACACCACAGGAGGTGCAGGCGGAGAACCAGCAGTTAAGTGGCTCTTTTGTTGGCATCGGCATTTACCTGGAGCAAGACCCTAAGACACAGAATATCATCATTACTGGTACCATCCCCGGCTCACCTGCTGAAAAAGCAGGCTTTAAATCGGGCGATATTATTGTCGCCGTCAACGGTACCAACGTAGCCGGCAAGAGCCTGGATGCAATTCATTCGCTGATCGACGGACCGGCAGGTACCAGCGTTTCCATCACAGTGAAGCGTCCCTCGACAAATTCTACGCTGACGATTAAGGTCACACGGGAGCAAATCACCGTTCCGAGTGTTATCATGCATTATATTGCGCCGGATCATATAGCGGATATTCAGATCGTGCAGTTCTCCGATGGGACCTCGAGCCAGTTGAAAGCCGCGCTCACCCAGGCAAAGAAGTTGGGCGCGAAGAAAATCATTCTGGATTTGCGCGATAACCCTGGAGGCTACCTGCAGGAGGCCATCGACACCGCCAGCGAGTTTATGGGCGGCAATAAAACCGTGCTGATCGAGCAGGATAGTTCGGGCAATAGAAAAGCCGATACCGTGACGGGTCAGACCGTCGATACAACGGATCCAATTGTGGTGCTGGTGAACGGGAATACTGCAAGCGCGGCGGAAATTGTTTCCGGTGCATTGCAGGATAACCACCGGGCGATCATCATGGGGACGAAAACGTTTGGGACGGGCACGGTTCTGCAAGAGTTTGATCTTGCCGATGGCTCGGCTATCCTGCTGGGAACAAGTGAGTGGTTAACGCCGGATGGTCATTTTATCCGCGGCAATGGCATTACTCCCAATATCACCGTAAATTTAAACCCCAAGGCTACTGAAGTGACGCCTACCATCGAGAATCAACAGAATATGACGGAGCAGCAAATCCTGAGTAGCGGAGATAATCAGCTGGTGTCGGCGATTAAGTACCTGGAGGGGCATCCTTAG
- a CDS encoding CopG family antitoxin — translation MNEQSKPTETGDSRIPDFASREEEAEFWDTHDFTEFLDELTPTKVRVAKPLSVKVEVRFEPDTDHEVEAIAREKGLKKSTLIRSWVLERLRKERHAS, via the coding sequence ATGAATGAGCAAAGTAAACCAACCGAAACCGGAGATAGCCGTATTCCTGACTTTGCAAGTCGTGAAGAGGAAGCCGAGTTTTGGGATACCCACGACTTTACAGAATTTCTTGACGAGCTTACCCCAACAAAAGTGCGAGTCGCTAAGCCGCTTTCTGTCAAGGTAGAGGTGCGCTTTGAGCCAGACACTGATCATGAAGTGGAAGCTATTGCGCGCGAAAAAGGATTAAAGAAATCTACTCTTATACGTTCCTGGGTACTTGAGCGTCTCCGTAAGGAGCGCCACGCGTCATAG
- a CDS encoding hydroxymethylglutaryl-CoA lyase, protein MIPSPGPSQEFSPQFPRSVRIVEVGPRDGLQNEKALVPTEQKIQFIEMLAGAGLPVVEATSFVSPRAIPQLSDASAVMTSIKRLPTTSYPVLVPNIKGMERALAAGVQSIAVFTAASESFTRHNINATIAESLTNFRPVVQLAGQHNIPVRGYISTVFGCPYEGYVSPRQVLNVAQALLEMGVNELSLGDTIGVATPNQVVEVIGLLVNEGAIPIEQLAVHFHDTRGTALANVLMALQMGISIVDSSAGGLGGCPYAPGAAGNLATEDLLYMLHGMGIQTGVDLDKVVAATRFIAAFLGHAPTSKYFQAAESTCQ, encoded by the coding sequence ATGATACCAAGTCCAGGACCATCTCAGGAGTTTTCTCCACAATTTCCGCGTTCAGTACGCATTGTTGAAGTGGGTCCCCGTGATGGACTGCAAAACGAAAAGGCCCTCGTGCCAACCGAACAGAAGATTCAATTCATCGAGATGCTTGCCGGCGCCGGTTTACCCGTCGTCGAAGCCACGTCATTCGTTAGCCCGCGCGCCATCCCGCAACTAAGCGACGCCAGCGCTGTTATGACGAGTATAAAGCGCCTGCCCACCACTTCCTATCCTGTGCTGGTGCCCAATATTAAGGGTATGGAACGCGCATTAGCCGCCGGCGTGCAATCTATTGCCGTATTCACCGCTGCCAGCGAAAGTTTCACCCGCCACAACATCAACGCTACTATTGCTGAGAGCCTGACCAACTTTCGTCCCGTGGTGCAACTGGCGGGGCAGCACAATATTCCGGTACGTGGCTATATCTCCACCGTCTTCGGCTGTCCCTATGAAGGCTATGTTTCCCCTCGTCAGGTTCTAAACGTTGCGCAGGCTTTGCTAGAAATGGGTGTCAACGAACTTTCACTGGGGGATACTATCGGCGTTGCCACACCCAACCAGGTTGTCGAAGTCATCGGCCTGCTCGTCAACGAGGGAGCAATTCCTATCGAGCAGCTCGCGGTTCACTTCCACGATACACGCGGCACAGCCCTGGCGAACGTACTCATGGCGCTGCAAATGGGTATCAGCATCGTGGACTCTTCCGCCGGTGGACTGGGCGGTTGCCCCTACGCCCCCGGAGCAGCTGGCAACCTCGCCACCGAAGACCTGCTCTACATGCTGCATGGCATGGGCATTCAAACCGGAGTGGACCTCGACAAAGTAGTTGCCGCTACGCGCTTCATCGCAGCATTCCTGGGACACGCGCCAACGAGTAAATATTTTCAAGCTGCCGAGAGTACATGCCAATAG
- a CDS encoding hemolysin family protein, with translation MDGPGLARILASASAVIHAAINTQAPQIDSGTWIQIFVLILSLILAGMASAAETAFTSISRIKLKNQVEEGDRKAIQIDHLLTQPNVFLSTILIVNNVAVIVASSMATILALHFSATLGELISTILTSLVVLIFCEITPKTAAVQNPMRWARMLVDPVRGAAWVLRPIVWALSAITNSLVRLLGGQIKHRGPFVTEEELRLLVTVGEEEGVLEEEETDMINSIFEFADTTVREVMIPRIDMVTLPSTATVDEAVDLALQGGFSRIPVYEESVGIDEIIGILYTKDMLRQLREGHNSLPIRELVRPAYFVPETKKLDDLLHEIRQRRVHMVIVIDEYGSVAGLVTIEDLVEEIVGDIQDEYDREEVLFERVNENEYIFDAKISIDDFNEVMDTDLENEDYDTLGGFLYDKLDKIPVAGDTITHENITYTVLATRGRRITKVRVVRNQPQESNPANRQNEDSKSAMLPPPDHENNRHSDEPSHHEIRGV, from the coding sequence ATGGACGGCCCTGGCTTAGCCAGAATACTGGCAAGTGCCTCTGCAGTCATCCACGCTGCCATCAATACACAGGCTCCACAAATTGATAGTGGAACCTGGATCCAAATCTTTGTACTCATCTTATCACTCATACTCGCCGGCATGGCCTCCGCCGCGGAAACCGCTTTTACCTCCATCAGCCGCATCAAGCTTAAAAACCAGGTCGAAGAGGGTGATCGCAAAGCGATTCAGATTGATCATCTGCTTACTCAACCGAATGTCTTCCTCTCCACCATTCTCATCGTCAACAACGTCGCCGTCATCGTTGCTTCGAGCATGGCCACTATCCTGGCGTTGCACTTCTCGGCCACACTTGGCGAACTGATTTCGACTATCCTCACCTCACTGGTCGTCCTCATTTTCTGTGAGATCACGCCTAAAACCGCCGCCGTGCAAAACCCTATGCGCTGGGCACGTATGCTCGTCGATCCCGTGCGTGGAGCCGCCTGGGTCCTGCGCCCCATTGTCTGGGCATTGAGCGCTATCACTAACTCGCTTGTGCGACTCCTTGGCGGACAGATCAAGCACCGCGGACCATTCGTGACAGAGGAAGAACTGCGCCTGCTCGTCACGGTCGGTGAGGAAGAGGGCGTACTCGAAGAGGAAGAGACCGACATGATCAATAGTATCTTCGAGTTCGCCGATACTACCGTGCGCGAAGTTATGATACCGCGTATTGACATGGTCACGCTGCCCAGTACCGCCACCGTTGATGAAGCCGTAGACCTCGCCTTACAGGGTGGCTTCTCACGTATCCCCGTCTATGAAGAAAGCGTTGGCATCGACGAAATCATCGGCATCCTCTACACCAAAGACATGCTCCGGCAACTGCGCGAAGGACACAACTCTCTTCCCATACGCGAACTGGTGCGACCGGCCTACTTCGTGCCCGAAACTAAAAAACTCGACGATTTACTGCACGAAATTCGCCAGCGTCGCGTCCACATGGTCATCGTCATCGACGAATATGGTTCCGTAGCAGGACTCGTGACCATCGAAGACCTGGTCGAAGAGATCGTCGGCGACATTCAAGATGAGTACGACCGCGAAGAAGTCCTGTTTGAACGCGTCAATGAGAACGAATACATCTTCGACGCGAAAATCAGCATCGACGATTTCAACGAGGTCATGGATACGGACCTGGAAAACGAGGATTACGACACGCTAGGCGGATTTTTGTATGACAAGCTCGACAAAATACCGGTGGCAGGCGATACCATCACCCACGAAAATATCACCTATACGGTCTTAGCAACCCGCGGCAGGCGCATTACCAAAGTCAGGGTCGTGCGCAACCAGCCACAGGAAAGTAATCCTGCTAACCGGCAGAACGAGGATTCGAAGTCCGCCATGCTTCCGCCGCCAGATCACGAAAACAACAGGCATTCCGATGAGCCTTCTCATCATGAAATTCGAGGAGTGTAA
- the glmU gene encoding bifunctional UDP-N-acetylglucosamine diphosphorylase/glucosamine-1-phosphate N-acetyltransferase GlmU has protein sequence MNTYAAVVLAAGKGTRMRSTLPKVLHQVAGLPLIAHVLNAVETIPSASAFSPHLASPSADRPIVVLGYGAEQVEATLGDRCLYAIQSEQLGTGHAVLAAQQTIDGLQPQPQAVLVCYGDTPLISNEILARILIEHFKQRATITFLTSITDLPSDFGRIIRDDQDQAREIVEVKRATEEQKRIREVNSGVYCFDRSWLWPALHNLPRNPSGEYYLTDLVAIASSQQRTIITVSGSLDETMGINDRVQLAAVEQLLRRRILERHMYNGVTIIDPATTYIGVEVEIGMDTIILPGTIITGKSSIGSHCRIGPGTTIDQSTIGDHCIVRNSVLEETTFEDGVSIGPFSHCRPGAYLARNVRMGNFGEVKNSYIGSETDIHHFSYIGDATLGEHVNIGAGTITVNYDGIHKNHTEIGAWASIGSDTMLVAPVTVGEYAQTGAGSVVNRDVPPGAVVVGVPARFLRTRQPIDSTGNSNDGSVSYSVDSPVDRSRAESGEKE, from the coding sequence ATGAACACGTATGCGGCCGTCGTGCTTGCCGCCGGCAAGGGCACACGGATGCGTTCAACTTTACCGAAGGTCCTTCACCAGGTGGCGGGCCTGCCGCTCATTGCGCACGTACTCAATGCTGTCGAAACCATTCCATCCGCTTCAGCCTTCTCGCCGCACCTTGCCAGCCCCTCTGCTGATCGCCCCATCGTCGTCCTCGGCTATGGAGCAGAGCAGGTTGAAGCGACTCTTGGCGACCGCTGCCTCTACGCTATTCAGTCAGAACAACTTGGGACAGGACACGCCGTTCTCGCTGCGCAGCAAACCATTGACGGCCTGCAGCCCCAACCGCAAGCCGTCCTTGTCTGCTACGGCGATACCCCTCTCATTAGCAACGAAATACTTGCTCGCATCCTGATCGAACATTTCAAGCAGCGGGCCACCATCACATTCTTAACCTCCATCACCGATCTGCCATCTGATTTCGGTCGTATCATCCGTGACGACCAGGACCAGGCGCGTGAGATCGTCGAGGTGAAACGCGCTACCGAAGAACAGAAACGCATCCGCGAAGTTAATTCCGGCGTCTATTGCTTTGATCGAAGCTGGCTCTGGCCGGCTTTGCACAACCTGCCGCGCAACCCCTCCGGAGAATACTACCTTACTGACCTTGTCGCCATCGCCAGCTCGCAACAGCGCACCATCATCACCGTCAGCGGCTCCCTCGACGAAACCATGGGCATTAACGACCGCGTCCAGCTCGCCGCCGTTGAGCAGCTCCTGCGCCGTCGCATCCTCGAGCGCCACATGTACAATGGCGTCACCATCATTGATCCTGCCACTACCTATATCGGAGTGGAAGTAGAAATCGGCATGGATACAATCATATTGCCCGGCACCATCATCACCGGCAAATCAAGCATCGGTTCCCACTGTCGTATTGGACCCGGCACCACTATTGATCAATCCACCATCGGCGACCACTGCATCGTCCGCAATTCCGTGCTGGAAGAAACCACTTTTGAAGATGGCGTCAGTATCGGTCCTTTCAGTCATTGTCGTCCAGGCGCGTACCTGGCACGTAATGTACGTATGGGTAACTTTGGAGAAGTCAAAAACTCCTATATTGGTTCGGAAACCGACATTCATCACTTCAGCTATATTGGTGATGCCACTCTGGGCGAGCATGTCAACATTGGCGCAGGCACCATCACCGTCAATTACGATGGCATACATAAAAATCATACCGAGATCGGCGCATGGGCGTCCATTGGAAGTGATACAATGTTAGTAGCTCCTGTTACCGTCGGTGAATATGCGCAGACAGGAGCCGGTTCCGTCGTCAATCGCGACGTGCCTCCTGGGGCTGTGGTTGTTGGTGTCCCGGCGCGTTTTTTGCGCACGCGCCAGCCTATCGATAGCACGGGAAACTCTAACGATGGCTCTGTGAGTTATTCCGTTGATAGCCCCGTAGATCGCTCCAGGGCGGAGAGTGGCGAAAAGGAGTAG
- a CDS encoding helix-turn-helix domain-containing protein, whose translation MSGKDFLSVEEVAKRLGLKEETIRTYIRQGLLNAYRFGNVLRVRVDDFEKFVEERKIRRDKDK comes from the coding sequence GTGAGTGGTAAGGATTTTCTTTCCGTTGAAGAGGTTGCGAAACGTCTTGGCTTAAAGGAAGAAACAATACGCACATATATCCGTCAAGGCTTGCTCAATGCCTATCGTTTTGGGAATGTTCTTCGTGTTCGTGTTGATGATTTTGAGAAGTTTGTGGAAGAGCGAAAAATCAGGCGAGATAAGGACAAATAA
- a CDS encoding response regulator transcription factor — MHILLADDHTILRAGLKMMLNAQPDMEVVGEAQDGRQAIHEAQRLHPDIVLMDITMPDMSGIESTRQIKKLLPDVKVLILTMHENDEYVFQALRAGASGYMLKEAADTELISALHVVQNGNFYLSPSAQSVMVGDYLQRVHAGEEKDSYSSLTEREREILKLVAEGFTNNQIAERLVISPKTVDTHRTHIMDKLNLHSRAELVKYAMRRGLLED, encoded by the coding sequence ATGCATATATTATTAGCCGACGACCACACCATCTTACGTGCGGGACTTAAAATGATGCTCAACGCGCAGCCCGACATGGAAGTCGTAGGCGAAGCCCAGGATGGTCGCCAGGCCATTCATGAAGCCCAACGCCTGCACCCCGATATCGTCCTCATGGATATTACCATGCCTGATATGAGTGGCATCGAATCCACGCGCCAGATCAAAAAACTCCTGCCTGACGTCAAAGTCCTCATATTGACCATGCATGAAAATGATGAATACGTCTTCCAGGCTTTACGCGCAGGCGCATCTGGTTACATGCTTAAAGAGGCAGCAGACACCGAGCTCATCTCAGCCCTGCATGTCGTTCAGAACGGCAACTTCTACCTCTCACCCAGCGCTCAGTCTGTCATGGTCGGAGATTACCTGCAGCGCGTCCATGCAGGTGAAGAGAAGGATAGTTACTCAAGCCTTACCGAGAGAGAACGAGAAATATTAAAGCTTGTCGCCGAGGGCTTCACTAATAACCAGATCGCCGAACGCCTTGTCATCAGCCCCAAAACCGTCGATACCCATCGCACGCACATCATGGATAAGCTTAACCTGCACAGCCGGGCCGAACTCGTCAAATATGCCATGCGACGTGGCCTGCTTGAAGACTAG
- a CDS encoding sensor histidine kinase encodes MIYSRTNLETETEPVQRNRMLKPLLSIPVFYKVLIANSLIIFIGATGGTWLATHLNKEPYATPMSLIIFIAIGWLVSIVLNFVVLQVAFRPLFHLGKVMNRVQQGERSLRAPLTGVDPEADQLARTFNMMLEALDEASHQRANQIIKAQEQERKRIARELHDETSQVLTSLLISLALLEESIGPSEARERIAETRALAHQTLRAIRNLSIDLRPSALDDLGLLPALRWYIKEYQKKCAIEVEFQASGLKERLPAEMETALYRIVQESLTNTARHANAHKVTITLKEDGEAVHATIIDDGHGFDYETLVKTGGQERSIGLAGMQERAVLLDGILTIHSTPGRGTRVEAHIPLPSSAEWRKPSIDELAPQEAQ; translated from the coding sequence ATGATTTATTCTCGAACGAATCTTGAGACGGAAACAGAGCCGGTACAAAGGAACCGCATGCTCAAACCATTGCTCAGCATCCCTGTTTTCTATAAAGTTCTCATTGCCAACAGCCTGATCATCTTCATTGGCGCAACAGGGGGCACATGGCTGGCTACCCATCTGAACAAGGAGCCATACGCAACGCCCATGTCCCTCATCATCTTTATCGCCATTGGCTGGCTAGTAAGCATCGTCCTCAACTTCGTTGTCTTGCAGGTCGCCTTTCGCCCGCTCTTCCACCTCGGTAAAGTCATGAACCGCGTCCAGCAAGGCGAGCGTTCCTTGCGCGCGCCCCTCACGGGTGTTGACCCTGAAGCTGATCAGCTTGCACGCACATTTAACATGATGCTCGAAGCTCTCGACGAGGCATCTCACCAGCGTGCCAACCAGATCATCAAAGCCCAGGAGCAGGAGCGCAAGCGCATTGCCCGCGAGCTACACGATGAGACAAGCCAGGTACTCACTTCCCTGCTCATTAGCCTTGCCCTCCTCGAAGAATCCATCGGCCCATCCGAAGCCCGCGAGCGGATCGCCGAAACCCGCGCGCTTGCTCATCAAACCCTGCGCGCCATTCGCAATCTCAGCATCGACCTGCGGCCAAGCGCCCTCGATGACTTAGGACTGCTGCCCGCTTTGCGCTGGTATATCAAAGAGTATCAGAAAAAATGCGCCATCGAAGTCGAATTTCAGGCTTCCGGCCTCAAAGAACGCCTGCCCGCCGAAATGGAGACTGCCCTTTACCGTATTGTCCAGGAATCGTTAACCAACACAGCCAGGCATGCCAATGCCCATAAAGTCACCATCACTTTGAAAGAAGATGGTGAAGCCGTCCACGCTACTATTATCGATGATGGCCACGGCTTTGACTACGAGACTCTTGTGAAAACCGGCGGTCAGGAACGCAGCATTGGATTGGCAGGCATGCAAGAGCGAGCAGTATTGCTTGACGGTATTCTGACCATTCATTCAACACCTGGGCGTGGCACAAGGGTCGAAGCCCATATTCCATTGCCATCCTCCGCCGAATGGCGCAAGCCGTCAATAGATGAGTTGGCCCCCCAGGAGGCGCAATAG